In Gammaproteobacteria bacterium, the genomic window AGGATCTCCGCGTGCGTCCCTTCTTCGCCCATGGCGCGACGTTTTCCCTGCGGGCGTTCATCGTTGGCGCTTTTAAGGATGAAATGGGCCTGGAGGCTCCCGACCCGATTTTGTGCAAGGCCAAGCGCGCGGGTAAACCGAGAATGGCGGTGACCCCAGGGGGCCTCGTGCTCGATCCGGCGCTGGTCGATCACTTGGAGTTTTATCTTCTGAATTACTTCAAACCCGCCACCGGCCAGGTAACCCGGCGCGCCCGGCAGGGGCTCAAGTTGATTCGGCGAATCGGGTGCACGAGCTGTCATGTCCAGGATCTCCGCATTGAGCGCGACCGGCGTGTGGCGGACGTCGAAACACGCTTCGACCCGCAGTACGGAATCTTCAATCGGCTGTTCGCCACCGCCACGACTCTATTCAGGATTGTCATCGATGGCGAGTCTTTGCCGCAGTTGCTGCCCAAAGGAGAGCCGTTCCTCGTAAAGAACATCTTCGCCGATTTCAAACGACACGATCTGGGGCCGGCCTTTCACGAACGCGATTATGATGGCACGATCGGCACTGAGTTTAAGACCGAGCCGCTGTGTGGCGTGGGCAGCACGCCCCCGTATAGACATGATGGGCGCAGCATCAATCTAATGGAGGTCATCCTGCGTCATGGCGGCGAGGCGCAAGCATCGCGCGATGAATATGCGGCGGCGAATCCGAACAACCAGCACAAGATCATCGAGTTCCTCGATACTCTGGTGATCTTTCCGCCCGATGACACGGCCTCGAATCTCAACCCGGGCGTGCCGGGGTCAGGCGACCCGCAGGATCCTTTACAGCACGGCAGCATCAATCTTGGCGCGCTGCTTCAGGACGCTTCGGAAGGCGCTGAATAACAGATGATACTGGGGTGCTTTAGCTGAACTGGGAGCTTAAGCGATGCACGCGCGGCACCGCGGCGACCATTAACGCTTGATTATCGCGGGCACGTCACGGTGGCAGGGCAGGCAGTTAAAATCAGGCAGGCGCTATAGCGCCTGCCTCAGGGTGTTTATCTAGTCGCGTCGCGCAGTTTGTCTTTGGCGCCGCCCACCTTGTTCTGCACCTTGCCGGCGGTTTTCTCGGCCTTGCCTTCGTTCTCCACGTGCTTGTTGCCAGTAGCTTTACCGACACCCTCTTTAATAGAGCCGGTGACTTTTCTGCCTGCGCCCGCGCTACGATCTTTATCGACCATGTCCTCTCCTCTTATGTGTGATGTGCAACATCTGCGGACCTACACCCGATAACCGAGCCATGCAAGGTCGGTGCGTATGTTCGCGGAGCGCGATGTCCGATGTGTAAAAGCGCTTTGGTTCCTTACAGAACGGATCGGCGGTGGTCACGTTTGACTCTGCTTGCGCCGCCAGCGCCCATCGTGTTTCTAGTACTTACTCTCCACCGCCGACCACGCGACCTTGTGTGACACTTGCTCGCGCGAGGCATCGCCGCGCCGCTTTTGCGGGTCGCTGCATTGCTCCCAGGCATTGTTATAAGCCTCCTTGTAAATCTCCTGCTCGTGCTTCGGCAGATTATCTTTTACCGATGCCGGTAGTTGCGTGATGCGATCGGAGGGCATGGTTGCCTCTCCCGTCGTTGTTGGGGTATAAGCGCGAACGCGCCATGTTGATTAGGCGCCCGCCAGTGATGAGTCACTTTTTATGCCGGTCGCTGGCGTTTCGAAACGTAAGCGACATGCAAGGCCGATGGACACGCACCATTCCTGCTCCGATGCTTCGATACTGGCGATAGTGCGAGACGCCGGCCGCAGGCTGGAAAAGCTGAATCTGAAACTGGTGACTGCTGAATCCTGCACCGGCGGCTGGCTGGCGAAAGCGAATACCGATCTCGCGGGCAGCTCGGCGTGGTTCGAGCGCGGGTTCGTGACATATAGCAATGACGCCAAGCGCGAACTGTTGGGGGTCAGTGAAGAAACGCTCGAACGCTATGGCGCGGTCAGCCAGCAAACGGCGCTCGAAATGACCGAAGGCGCGTTGCGCAACAGCCGCGGCGATTTCGCCATCGCCATAACCGGGATAGCGGGGCCGGAGGGCGGCAGCGCGGACAAACCCGTCGGCACCGTATGGATCGCGTGGCAGCGCCGCGGCTCGCAAGCCTGCGCGGCGCACTATCGCTTCGAAGGCGATCGAGAGCGCGTGCGCCGCGCGTCTGTCGTCGCGGCGTTGGAGGGCGTGCTGCGCTTGCGCGGATAGTCCCCGCGCCGCAATCCGGCACGCGCAGGGTGAGTTTGCGATTGAAACCCTACGGGCGATGCATCGATGGGGAGTCTGGTTCCGCGCGCTTGTATGCGATAATTAAGCCAGTAAGCTGATGTATTGCGACGACGCGCGGAATCCTTTTCCGCCGATTTCTCAAGGGGTTCGTGGATGGATGAAAATCGACAAAAGGCTTTGACCGCGGCGCTGGGCCAGATCGAGCGGCAATTCGGCAAGGGTGCGGTGATGCGCATGGGTGATTCCACCGCTGCGCGCGATGTGGCCGTGATCTCCACCGGCTCGCTGGCGCTGGATGTCGCCTTGGGGATCGGCGGGTTGCCCAGAGGCCGCGTTATCGAAATTTATGGGCCGGAATCGTCGGGCAAAACGACGCTAGCGTTACAGGTGGTGGCGGAATGCCAGCGGCTGGGAGGTGCGGCGGCGTTCATCGATGCGGAGCATGCCCTGGATCTGGACTACGCGGGCAAGCTGGGTGTCAACGTGGACGATATTCTCGTCTCGCAGCCGGATACCGGCGAGCAGGCGCTGGAAATCACGGACATGCTGGTGCGCTCAAGCGCCGTGGACGTCGTGGTGATCGATTCCGTCGCGGCGCTTACGCCCAAAGCCGAGATCGAGGGTGAGATGGGCGACTCGCACATGGGCTTGCAGGCGCGGCTGATGTCGCAGGCGCTGCGTAAGCTGACCGGCAACATCAAGCGATCGAACACGATGGTGATCTTCATCAACCAGATCCGCATGAAGATCGGCGTGATGTTCGGCAACCCTGAGACGACCACGGGCGGCAATGCACTGAAGTTTTACGCCTCGGTGCGGCTGGACATTCGCCGCATCGGCTCGATCAAGAAGGCTGACGAGATCATCGGCAATGAAACTCGCGTGAAAGTGGTCAAGAACAAGATGGCGCCGCCGTTCAAGCAGGCGGAGTTCGAAATCCTCTATGGCGAGGGCATCTCGCGTTATGGCGAACTGATCGATCTGGGGGTCAAACACGGCATCATCGACAAGGCGGGCGCATGGTATAGCTACGGAAAGGATCGCATCGGTCAGGGCAAGGATAACGTGCGAGAGTTCCTGAAGCAGCACGGCGATATGGCCGCCGAGATTGAAGGAAAACTGCGCACGCAGTTGTTGCCCAAGCGCGCTGCCTCGGCGAGTGAGACTGAGCCCGCGGGCGCCTGAGTGGCGCAATGCGCGCGAGATCGCGTTGGCGTTGCTGGCGCGGCGCGAATATTCGCAGCGCGAGCTGCAATTGAAGCTCATCAGCCGCGGCGTCGAGGCATCCGCCATCGGCGCGCTACTCGAAGAACTGGCGGCCGAGCGCTTGCAAAGCGATGCGCGCTTCACTGAGAACTATGTGAACGCGCGCCATGCGCGAGGATTCGGGCCGCTGCGCATTCGCCTGGAATTACAGCAACGTGGTGTTGATGAATCGCTGATCGACGCGCATCTGGACGCGTGCGAAGGCGCTTGGGAAGACCTCATGCGTGCGCAGTATCACAAGCGGTTCGGCGATCGACCGGCGGAGGACTTTGCAGAGCGTGCGCGTCGCGGCCGATTTCTGCAGCAGCGCGGATTTTCCAGCGAGAGGATCGGGCGTCTGCTTCACGAACTGTGTAAGGGCGTCTAAATGAATGACTAACGTCGTGTCCCGCAAATAATTTGCCTATTTTTAAGCCGTCATTCCGGCAAGGTATAGGCCGGAAATTCAGTGGCAAGGACGTTCGTTTGACTGGATTGAGGCTTTCGCCGGAATGACGAAGACGTTGTCTTGACCCATTTATTTTTGGAAGTTCCAAGTGAACTCGTAGGTCGCCAGTCCGTAGTCGGCGGTAGGTTGCCACGGCAACTTGGCGAGCTGCGCCATGAATGACTATGAACAAATTTAACAGCAGCGCGGCGCTGCGCTCGCGCTTTCTCGAATTCTTCGCGGCGCGCGACCATGAAATCGTGCAGTCCAGCCCGCTGGTGCCCGCGCACGACCCGACCCTGCTGTTCACCAACGCAGGCATGGTGCAGTTCAAGGATACGTTCCTCGGTCGTGAGTCGCGCGCCTGTCCACGCGCGGCCAGCAGCCAGCGCTGCGTGCGTGCCGGCGGCAAGCATAACGATCTGGAGAACGTCGGCTACACGGCGAGACATCACACCTTCTTCGAGATGCTGGGCAATTTCAGTTTCGGCGATTACTTCAAGCGCGAAGCGATACGCTATGCGTGGGCGTTCCTGACCGAAGAGGTCGGATTGCGGCGGGAACGCCTGTGGGTGACGGTATTTGAGGAAGACGATGACGCCGCGGATCTATGGCTCAATGACATCAAGGTCGATCCCGCGCGCTTAAGCCGTATTGGCGCCAAAGACAATTTCTGGTCAATGGGCGACACTGGCCCGTGCGGCCCGTGCACCGAGATCTTCTATGATCACGGCCCGGAAATTCTCGGCGGCCCGCCGGGTTCGGAAGACGCCGAGGGCGATCGCTACGTCGAGGTGTGGAATCTGGTGTTCATGCAGTACGATCGGGATCAGCACGGCTTTCTGAAGCCGCTGCCGAAACCCTCGGTCGATACCGGCATGGGGCTGGAACGTCTGGCCGCCATCCTCCAGGGCGTGCACGACAATTACGAGATCGACCTGTTCCAGCATCTGATTCGCGCAATCGCCGAACTCACTGGCGATCGGCAACCGCGCGGCCCATCCTATAAAGTTATCGCGGATCACATCCGCTCCTGCGCGTTTCTCGTCACCGACGGCGTGCTGCCGTCCAACGAAGGGCGCGGATACGTGCTCCGGCGCATCATCCGACGCGCGGCGCGTCATGGCCATAAATTGGGCCTGACCGAGCCGTTCTTTTACAAGCTGACACAAGCGCTGGTTGCGGAAATGGGCGCGGCGTTTCCGGAGCTGGCCAAAGCTCGAGCGCACGTCGAGCGCGTGCTAAAAAACGAGGAAACTCGCTTCGCCGAGACGCTGGAGCAGGGCATGCGGATTCTGGATAACGATATCGCCAGCATGTCCGAATCGGTCGTGCCCGGCGATACCGTGTTCAAGCTCTATGATACCTTCGGTTTTCCAGTTGACCTCACCAACGACATCGCGCGCGAGCGGGGCCTGACCATTGATATGGCGGGATTCGAGCGCCACATGGCGGCTCAACGCGACCGCGCGCGGGCGGCCAGCCAGTTCAAGATCACCACGAGCCTCGATGCGGTATTGCAGCGCGCGCTGACACCTTCGGAATTCACAGGTTACGATCGCCTGGTTGACGAAGGCACGGTCACGGCACTGCTGTATGAAGGAACGGCCGTGGCGCGGTTGGAGACGGGGCAGGAAGGTGCGGTGTTTCTGGATCGCACGCCGTTCTACGCCGAATCCGGTGGTCAGATTGGCGACACCGGGACGCTGGACAACGATGCAGCGCGCTTCGAGGTACGCGACACACGCATGCATGCCGGTGCCCATGCGCACCTGGGCACGCTCACGTGCGGCGCGATTGCGATCGGTGACCAGCTTGAAGCGACGGTGGACGCCGCGCGCCGTCAGGCGACCGTGCTGAACCATTCCGCTACGCATCTGCTGCACGCCGCGTTGCGCAAGGTGCTGGGTGAGCATGTGACGCAGAAGGGCTCGCTGGTCGCGCCGGATCGGTTGCGTTTCGACTTCTCGCATCCCGAGCCGGTTAACGTGGCGCAGCTCGACGAGATCGAGACTCTGGTCAACGATAAGATACGCGCGAATGCGAAGGCCGATATCCGGGTAATGGCGAAGGAAGATGCGCTGGCGGCAGGGGCGATGGCGCTGTTCGGTGAGAAATACGGCGAGCGCGTGCGGGTGCTGAAGCTCGGCGATTTTTCCACGGAACTGTGCGGCGGCACGCATGTGCGGCGCGCGGGCGACATCGGCGTGTTCAGGATCGTCGGCGAAAGCGGTGTCGCGTCCGGCATCCGCCGCATCGATGCGCTCACGGGCCGCGGCGCGCTGGCCTGGCAGGACGCGAACGAGGGACAGCTGGAGCGGGTCGCTGAACTGGTGAAGGGTAATCGCGCCGATGTCGAGCAGAAAGTCCGCGCGTTGCTGGAACGCAACCGCGCCATCGAACGCGAACTGGAGCAGCTTAAAAGCCGCCTCAGCGTGCAAGCCGGTTCTGATCTTGCGTCGCGGGCGCAGGTCGTCAATGGTGTGAAGGTACTGGCGGCCGTAATCGCCGATGCCGATGTCAAATCCTTGCGCGATACGCTGGATCAATTAAAAAGCAAGCTGGGCAGCGCGGCCATCGTACTGGCGGCCGTCAATGACGATAAAGTGAGCCTAGTAGCCGGCGTGACGAAGGATCACACCGACAGAATCAAGGCGGGCGAGCTTGTCAACATGGTCGCCGTCCAGGTCGGCGGCAAGGGCGGCGGCCGGCCCGACATGGCGCAAGCCGGCGGCAATGATCCGGCGGCGCTGGACGCAGCGCTGCGATCCGTGCCCGAGTGGGTGCGGTCGCACGTAGTCTAGACACCACGCAGTCGTTTATCCTTAGATTAACAGGTCGCAGTGCCGCTATGGGACTCGTAAACGCCAAGCTGTTGCTGAAGAATCCGCGCATGGCTGATCTCGGCGCGGTCGAGACGGTAGCGCTTGCCGATTCTGGCGCGTTGCATCTATGCATTCCTGAGCACGTACAGCTGCAGTTGAAACTGGAGGCATAGATTACAAGGAAGTAACGCTTGCCGACGGATCCAAGAAACTCATTCCCTATGTTGGTCCGCTGGAGTTGCGATTCAAAAACCGGGTGGGCTTCGCAGGCGCGCTCGTTATGGGAGATCAAGTGCTGCTGGGCGCTATCCCAATGGAGGATATGGACTTGATCGTCATCCCGAAGACGCGCAATTTGGATGTCAACCCCGACACTCCAAACATTGCCTCGTCGATCGTCAAGTAATTGACGGAGTTAAGCGCCGGCGGATAAGCGCGTAGCAGTGATCTTTCCTGACACACCCAGGTATTGTTTAATGCGCACCTTCGCCACGGGTATTCCATGTCCCTGATCGTCCAGAAATACGGTGGCACCTCCGTGGGTTCCGCTGAGCGCATCGAACACGTCGCCGACAATGTGAAACGCTGGCGTGACGAAGGTCATGCGTTGGTCGTTGTGACTTCTGCCATGTCGGGCGAGACTGACCGGTTGCTAACGCTGGCGCGCGAGATCGACCCTCTGGTATGCGGGC contains:
- a CDS encoding ChaB family protein; amino-acid sequence: MPSDRITQLPASVKDNLPKHEQEIYKEAYNNAWEQCSDPQKRRGDASREQVSHKVAWSAVESKY
- the recA gene encoding recombinase RecA → MDENRQKALTAALGQIERQFGKGAVMRMGDSTAARDVAVISTGSLALDVALGIGGLPRGRVIEIYGPESSGKTTLALQVVAECQRLGGAAAFIDAEHALDLDYAGKLGVNVDDILVSQPDTGEQALEITDMLVRSSAVDVVVIDSVAALTPKAEIEGEMGDSHMGLQARLMSQALRKLTGNIKRSNTMVIFINQIRMKIGVMFGNPETTTGGNALKFYASVRLDIRRIGSIKKADEIIGNETRVKVVKNKMAPPFKQAEFEILYGEGISRYGELIDLGVKHGIIDKAGAWYSYGKDRIGQGKDNVREFLKQHGDMAAEIEGKLRTQLLPKRAASASETEPAGA
- the alaS gene encoding alanine--tRNA ligase — translated: MNKFNSSAALRSRFLEFFAARDHEIVQSSPLVPAHDPTLLFTNAGMVQFKDTFLGRESRACPRAASSQRCVRAGGKHNDLENVGYTARHHTFFEMLGNFSFGDYFKREAIRYAWAFLTEEVGLRRERLWVTVFEEDDDAADLWLNDIKVDPARLSRIGAKDNFWSMGDTGPCGPCTEIFYDHGPEILGGPPGSEDAEGDRYVEVWNLVFMQYDRDQHGFLKPLPKPSVDTGMGLERLAAILQGVHDNYEIDLFQHLIRAIAELTGDRQPRGPSYKVIADHIRSCAFLVTDGVLPSNEGRGYVLRRIIRRAARHGHKLGLTEPFFYKLTQALVAEMGAAFPELAKARAHVERVLKNEETRFAETLEQGMRILDNDIASMSESVVPGDTVFKLYDTFGFPVDLTNDIARERGLTIDMAGFERHMAAQRDRARAASQFKITTSLDAVLQRALTPSEFTGYDRLVDEGTVTALLYEGTAVARLETGQEGAVFLDRTPFYAESGGQIGDTGTLDNDAARFEVRDTRMHAGAHAHLGTLTCGAIAIGDQLEATVDAARRQATVLNHSATHLLHAALRKVLGEHVTQKGSLVAPDRLRFDFSHPEPVNVAQLDEIETLVNDKIRANAKADIRVMAKEDALAAGAMALFGEKYGERVRVLKLGDFSTELCGGTHVRRAGDIGVFRIVGESGVASGIRRIDALTGRGALAWQDANEGQLERVAELVKGNRADVEQKVRALLERNRAIERELEQLKSRLSVQAGSDLASRAQVVNGVKVLAAVIADADVKSLRDTLDQLKSKLGSAAIVLAAVNDDKVSLVAGVTKDHTDRIKAGELVNMVAVQVGGKGGGRPDMAQAGGNDPAALDAALRSVPEWVRSHVV
- a CDS encoding CsbD family protein; amino-acid sequence: MVDKDRSAGAGRKVTGSIKEGVGKATGNKHVENEGKAEKTAGKVQNKVGGAKDKLRDATR
- a CDS encoding CinA family protein — protein: MDTHHSCSDASILAIVRDAGRRLEKLNLKLVTAESCTGGWLAKANTDLAGSSAWFERGFVTYSNDAKRELLGVSEETLERYGAVSQQTALEMTEGALRNSRGDFAIAITGIAGPEGGSADKPVGTVWIAWQRRGSQACAAHYRFEGDRERVRRASVVAALEGVLRLRG
- a CDS encoding regulatory protein RecX, which gives rise to MALLARREYSQRELQLKLISRGVEASAIGALLEELAAERLQSDARFTENYVNARHARGFGPLRIRLELQQRGVDESLIDAHLDACEGAWEDLMRAQYHKRFGDRPAEDFAERARRGRFLQQRGFSSERIGRLLHELCKGV